One region of Candidatus Woesearchaeota archaeon genomic DNA includes:
- a CDS encoding VWA domain-containing protein yields the protein MIGRYVGSFCYQSYCLERPYLLLVIVPVFLSLLFLIYKNFIRFHDKAERKIFTKKKKWLRIFVLAARSIAFFMILAALALPFTTEETITHGEPIIRILSDNSRSMEIFDSELLEKARDKLGKEYSIELSQISSGTNSELGQGILSNIQGNDNLFIISDGNNIKGKKLLDVGMYTRVSNTRIFALDIEPERNDAYVTMKGPSEAIAGTPSRFTFTVEYVGSQPAFTLQVYIDDKLEFSGQNVFSKDIVKVLGEGYHKVSAKIIIDDYFSENNVFYKSVKAVPKPKVAFVSKKKSPLEEGIKSIYELKAMAELPPSLDKYHAVVLNDIPYSSLKNRIDDITGYLLDGGGIVFIGGRNSFDKGSYEGTLLESLLPVKIGTGKIIDPFKHNIVIVLDVSESFSDFSYKKGGSKTALDLGKGIAVKMIEQFRDDISVGLAAFAAYGQILSQPVELAGNRKMLSGIIERLGSGQGTSIDQGLIMAEAALEKVKGTKNVILISDGKMGHQELPHAPLRIAERMAGKGIKIYTVGLPSELYDVDVNRVLMTKLAQIGNGNYFEPNEYQYLNVFFGKPEAKDKVFFGNSNLAVMDRNHFITEDLSINSRITGLNFVIPKMGTRNLVYTGDGNPVLNSGRFGLGRIVTLATDDGTEWAGSLLTKENSLLLTRIINYAVGNPEKDKELYIDAGDGFLGEGNEIMVRSDKYPVSKQLTFAKQEENLYKALFTADEAGYYQFFDALVAINHHREYHKLGLNPELQDMAELSGGKMLDLDDEEIIEQIKTFSERKETARKDLKLYPLGIALAAFIIELIIRKIYEHKGSFVEVSKR from the coding sequence AATTTTATCAGGTTCCATGATAAGGCTGAGAGAAAGATATTCACAAAAAAGAAGAAATGGCTCAGGATTTTTGTGCTGGCTGCAAGGTCTATAGCTTTTTTTATGATACTTGCTGCGTTAGCTTTGCCTTTTACAACAGAGGAAACGATAACACACGGAGAGCCGATAATAAGGATACTGTCTGACAATTCAAGGTCTATGGAGATATTTGACTCTGAACTGTTGGAAAAAGCAAGGGATAAGCTCGGAAAAGAATATTCCATAGAGCTGAGCCAGATAAGCTCGGGCACAAATTCCGAACTAGGCCAGGGCATATTAAGTAACATACAGGGCAATGACAACCTTTTTATCATCTCTGACGGGAACAATATAAAGGGAAAGAAGCTCCTGGATGTGGGCATGTATACCAGGGTTTCAAATACGAGGATTTTTGCACTTGATATTGAGCCTGAAAGAAATGACGCTTATGTTACTATGAAGGGGCCTTCAGAAGCTATAGCAGGGACGCCTTCAAGATTTACATTTACAGTAGAATATGTGGGAAGCCAGCCTGCTTTTACACTTCAGGTTTATATCGATGATAAGCTTGAGTTCTCGGGCCAGAATGTCTTCAGCAAGGATATTGTCAAGGTCCTGGGGGAGGGCTACCATAAGGTATCTGCCAAGATAATAATAGATGATTACTTTAGTGAGAACAATGTTTTCTATAAGAGCGTAAAGGCTGTGCCAAAGCCTAAAGTGGCATTTGTTTCAAAGAAGAAGAGCCCGCTTGAAGAGGGAATTAAATCCATATATGAGCTTAAAGCAATGGCTGAGCTGCCTCCCAGCCTTGATAAATACCATGCTGTTGTTTTAAATGACATTCCATATTCCTCCCTGAAGAACAGGATAGATGACATTACAGGTTATCTACTGGACGGCGGAGGAATTGTCTTTATCGGAGGAAGGAATTCGTTTGACAAGGGCAGTTATGAGGGCACTCTGCTGGAGTCTTTGCTGCCTGTGAAGATAGGCACAGGAAAAATAATCGATCCTTTTAAGCATAATATTGTGATCGTTCTGGATGTTTCGGAAAGCTTTAGTGATTTTTCGTACAAGAAAGGCGGCAGTAAGACAGCTCTTGACCTGGGAAAGGGAATAGCTGTAAAGATGATAGAACAATTTAGGGATGACATAAGTGTCGGCTTAGCTGCTTTTGCCGCCTATGGGCAAATACTTTCACAGCCTGTAGAGCTGGCTGGGAACCGTAAAATGCTTTCGGGAATAATTGAGAGACTTGGCAGCGGCCAGGGCACGTCTATAGACCAGGGACTTATAATGGCGGAGGCTGCCCTGGAAAAAGTTAAGGGAACAAAAAATGTAATATTAATATCAGACGGCAAGATGGGACATCAAGAGCTGCCCCATGCCCCTTTGAGGATAGCGGAGAGAATGGCCGGCAAGGGCATAAAGATATACACTGTCGGATTGCCCAGTGAGCTCTATGATGTTGATGTAAACCGCGTATTGATGACTAAACTTGCTCAGATAGGGAATGGCAATTATTTTGAGCCTAATGAATACCAATACCTGAATGTTTTCTTCGGCAAGCCCGAGGCAAAGGACAAGGTTTTTTTCGGAAACTCTAACCTGGCTGTGATGGACAGGAATCATTTTATAACCGAGGATTTAAGCATAAACTCGAGGATTACGGGGCTGAATTTTGTCATACCTAAAATGGGGACAAGAAACCTCGTATATACAGGAGACGGCAATCCTGTGCTGAACAGCGGCAGGTTTGGGCTGGGCAGAATAGTCACTCTGGCTACCGATGACGGCACTGAGTGGGCGGGCTCATTGCTGACTAAGGAGAACTCGCTGCTTTTAACAAGGATTATCAATTATGCAGTGGGCAACCCTGAAAAAGACAAGGAATTATACATCGATGCCGGCGACGGCTTCCTGGGGGAGGGAAATGAGATAATGGTGAGGTCTGACAAATACCCTGTGTCAAAGCAGCTTACTTTTGCGAAGCAGGAGGAGAACCTATATAAAGCTCTGTTTACTGCAGATGAAGCAGGCTATTACCAGTTTTTTGATGCTCTTGTGGCGATAAATCATCACAGGGAATACCACAAGCTAGGCCTTAATCCCGAGCTGCAGGATATGGCTGAGCTTTCGGGAGGAAAAATGCTGGATTTAGATGATGAGGAAATAATCGAGCAGATAAAGACTTTCAGCGAGAGAAAGGAAACAGCGAGGAAAG